In Drosophila subpulchrella strain 33 F10 #4 breed RU33 chromosome 3R, RU_Dsub_v1.1 Primary Assembly, whole genome shotgun sequence, the following are encoded in one genomic region:
- the LOC119546280 gene encoding protein unc-80 homolog isoform X5: MVTTNAAGTGTAATTSNTTNNNNLQTNNNSHGANNNNDDFDFDQDSGLQDLGLPVSVQTFLWRQIAPFIRPKLGKLHESTCLFCQHAPGHHESKEACKSFEKVLVQNIQFGLSPPLTKGLGVIPRWRLLQGALPHVMHACAALLYNRVKDMQAIGPVETKLLYTMQWILLYAAEECADDEGGEDLALGDAAEPKSKSIDQYLFSVPTITLFVYLFAPIIHHLKESDFQNFRLENGIKLWQGMWDNRAPGAPCFTAPVKPKARNLLCAPTPKGSTDVFPTRKHSLSADAMSPKADSPQSGISDYGRQDDEGSWVSSPKEFAFPETIPEEASSVEDERVVIFRLPSAPQLMDNSFFTADASLLQQQQSQSRRGSRQSMNSRDKDKVPSTKFEFDQQELMRGASMKEKRSASIEKETDSDKSESIKADVSAATFLDVAVLRCLFISHWQEEGIFWSLQYLYNRLSDIGEEAAITLNQPRKRSNSLPIPQIEISLYQGPGSNSRDSPGSSVVKDYIEIPDPSPTVTACVAEEPHSAPSTTERRGSEKKKRVKMADLRAFVETKMFSKSEKNLEKVGLDTSSANGKTPLQHAEYHRSLDTGEKKLSRSASMISREPASNLIKGKSMPSLRFYRYVEPPKAPRPSQATCPRSTAFYPRNPIITVTEHTPTPSPDYMKRQGSIDSHLDALSNGGSIAGVGGNGGGNGSTGMGSTTTRYRGQMLRSHTDSHIDYTGVDESEAPGSSFYITRDGGIDYEIILLAISNVFKRDPAQVCSLRVLEAGLNICELLIEMGVLKLGEHAHEISMSITRRALQVLGCPHGCNDGVRGPPADFLRNQCQKILSRMLRQAGQRTKRFMQEMVKTSPLPELIDYFHAFLAFCVDPSSLLSPLTHKRQSGFKNANTDIGGVPGQGGYSTNFSGGMSGGAEAQVVGAVFKPLVSRFVEASKDLKGPENIALYGDIRQLVTYVKGAHGGPFRLVALSGILAVTPRPHKKGPSAQTTRVIRHIPQANVSQSLQNDDNRSQRRLLLKKRSTSSACAVSLLETEACEEHYKTSQSPLSNFRRRTTGVRPTLTPRHSERALLSDSTSSSERNSLGRLSGLVRWFRGTPKEASSIDLEIGSLNPEISSTFMRHASLKIQRGRSSDGIGRSIQRAKRRVERRLNRFGGIVKGKKKVGGIEETADFSRRSSSDMCDGPRESEVVILKERKLVPTEPVRVGMLRLSFLLETCAPGSFPDPQLVAAVLDLPQAPLVARATFLLECAHFVHLCNKGQWPAWMKQNVGSYRASGANININQMKQQVSQTSARRTHILQRAAGKMFHQWAEMVGARLEEILFTERLQYEAVNASLTDPEKQRELLQQDEEEDFLDETSVNPHGNDCPHSLKLIACVLLFEITAFLRDTYLMLPKTSKLIHRDKPAPWEKVYREANRRWSMALSSMGHSQTSAQSLQSIAAGNDGAGQSERKISFVLHEPDNESENSSNTTLTKEGEEARRPTASAVRPFLLRRGTATTTGGSFKRRSLKLRRNTKDSKDIETDFNMQSRRKVSSLSDRSDTSEQGMISGGEESPGILSDDQQPESPTDSNENDDTAKNMPWLKAIIDLMSSYNYYCTHKGYCHPFCYKRHMRSCTRLVKAARKVYGEEFGFTFDADHPNVEPTIITSGKPHTSRARSTRKVSEQSSTQTSPSKRKDSLSRKDRISDDPDLEMAEKLAKAFRQEKEKKMQEEPPILKFIRIHIRNLFHFPLATLLKGAVVLTEEMVIEAMPAAWELLLETNHDTATSSAAVFLMGSVKAQNFAFDIMQRALKHKDPDIRIGAIQRYLVLWKCRFHVWPRMEENAHDVTFKVPPGGIEFTLPSPKIGIESLPVVDPPWMPVQQTKDMDVTLNQDRHRSLVTATKSRKMQQTEAIRNALRQQRDKQRAERHSFLITMIPISQQASHEPGMEKLEDHEIEEDLDGTRMSSHLHHAHSLFPSVLCSSVMQIVGCLDDAAIGSDGNAVYEIAYQVIWVCLVEESALFLRYVFERLTRDRQDQMFKLLRHLIRFVPRLPQQAAFALYNSIIGYIMFYVRSSNELKQELVGSALSVLWMVVHSVHGIMFKDLKQILRKEQCDASILLTANVPAAKKIVVHGPADDDYNIPSQFPVQEDTLFCQLLKEALDYYPIDEKNTSHYCLVDYKSSKILNPNWYIRDLYFFKRSQYPEVRLMLMRPEESFLALQKQELTKKFVEIGKVHLTWAILKNVDMVVQRVVFLHEELMKLPSFPRKALEVDLDLHHGGEYGKVLLGLDVLHKFMWVRLIARMFEAMAGNFAYSADIQLFLNVLSGASILHAEDSCIMRYVMATFINAAFNFKNIFSTNGYFMIMPTLLQVYSLHQTNKLITTTIEYAVKQFYLLNRKPFILQMFGSVSAILDTDEDGTYGEAHKVQSSCLFNLLLSLEDPSPDPLNIAELVKEPKPLKAIDFCYHDEDDDVTVLDCITLCVMVVSYSAESTRGYQMLIILEAILPCYLQQIQSPSYIPLQGKSERDIILQLAVAIRTMVHNCEGLAKSYNGPYRNSPEHKGSSQRNCSRGPPCSPGLDFEEESHSKYLTDARTKNMMDSAEDSEMIRTEYRRPRDVLLSVVADFLTKSTARLAELAKKMPSDTKPTEVLDAKCHIRLADIAHSLLKVSPYDPESMACRGLQRYMQAVLPRAEWSNDTLRNALVTVLRRIDKVFLKISKKPSIRRNTDWEAAAGLLKGIHETIVRHSYVLHWQQMKTLISTVQNLIVNEPGSGIPEGVSSAGAALMSQNPPAFFCSAVVRLVALQVVSPVDCFSLVQICGGSAEFATQEKAEGFLMHLIMPLCLKVCSGRGVSDVGELKMTDVSFLLTAVLNAMSPPAGRTGQAVSQINRVTGDLRAGSLTFTGSRDAKRPARISGSLYQAAFLALRIVCICFESRLSNEWPRIVRVMRDLGRRNEAAPDLWSFMEFVVTHRTPLYIVLLPFILHKISQPPIGDHERHMQFIIRERLRGTPPQGGIKSKGALLLELARELRDLRDELEEKRYVSTDRESSEQKKSDTPAATSAAEAHKSQQRPSLISIFTGTTTGQASHSHVSAVPIDSRSGSGGICTPSDTLSQQTLHPPRESLSSSSTGRDPHTTTSESQSGEADAGSAPTLVGPTPSGSGHHGSGGGGMGTSASAVPSHLSHSQSLQQAPFKAQPPKLRFVSSVEFRHSSGETSTTPLSPESPAEDSSGDHTRSRLQRSKAASRKTFRLKRSRLTPIEPPSIVTSQEEPPPQVQAKTLGEISWDSVSQTSSTSGYRDNNSLQTGLLSPDGSLGGLTLGRSPSQHSLLMVFEGQDEDTLI, encoded by the exons aTGGTGACCACCAATGCAGCCGGAACGGGGACAGCTGCCACAACCAGCAACACcacgaacaacaacaacctgcagacaaacaacaacagccatggggcgaacaacaacaacgatgACTTTGACTTTGACCAGGATAGTGGCCTCCAGGACCTTGGCTTGCCCGTGTCCGTTCAAACCTTCCTGTGGCGTCAAATAGCACCCTTCATCCGGCCCAAGTTGGGCAAGCTGCACGAGTCCACCTGTCTG TTTTGTCAACATGCACCGGGACACCAT GAGTCGAAGGAAGCTTGCAAG TCCTTTGAGAAAGTTCTCGTGCAGAACATTCAGTTTGGTCTGTCACCTCCTCTGACCAAAGGATTGGGTGTGATTCCCCGATGGCGCCTGTTGCAAGGAGCTCTTCCCCACGTGATGCACGCCTGTGCCGCTCTACTCTACAATCGCGTCAAGGACATGCAGGCCATAGGCCCCGTGGAGACCAAACTCCTGTACACCATGCAGTGGATCCTTCTCTATGCCGCCGAGGAGTGTGCCGATGACGAGGGCGGCGAGGATCTGGCTTTGGGCGATGCAGCGGAACCCAAGTCCAAGTCAATAGATCAATACTTGTTCTCGGTGCCAACTATTACA CTCTTTGTGTACCTCTTTGCACCTATTATACACCATCTTAAGGAATCGGACTTCCAGAACTTTCGCCTGGAAAATGGCATTAAACTCTGGCAGGGAATGTGGGATAACCGAGCACCTGGTGCCCCCTGCTTTACAGCTCCTGTAAAACCCAAGGCCAGGAATCTCCTATGTGCACCCACTCCAAAAGGATCTACAGATGTTTTTCCTACCCGCAAGCATTCCCTCAGTGCAGATGCCATGTCCCCAAAAGCGGATTCACCTCAGAGTGGTATCTCTGACTATGGAAGGCAAGATGACGAG GGCTCTTGGGTTTCTTCCCCCAAGGAATTTGCCTTTCCCGAAACCATTCCAGAAGAAGCCTCCAGCGTGGAAGATGAACGTGTGGTCATATTTAGGCTGCCCTCGGCGCCACAATTAATGGATAACTCCTTCTTTACG GCCGATGCCAGTCtgctgcaacagcagcaatccCAGAGTCGTCGGGGAAGTCGCCAATCGATGAACTCCCGCGACAAGGACAAGGTGCCCTCCACCAAGTTCGAGTTCGATCAGCAGGAACTGATGCGTGGTGCCTCGATGAAGGAGAAGCGAAGTGCCTCCATTGAAAAGGAGACGGACTCGGACAAGTCAGAGAGTATCAAGGCAGATGTGTCGGCAGCCACTTTCCTGGATGTGGCTGTTCTGCGGTGTCTCTTTATCTCCCATTGGCAGGAGGAGGGCATCTTCTGGAGCCTGCAATATCTATATAATCG ACTTAGTGACATTGGTGAGGAAGCGGCCATCACATTAAACCAACCTCGCAAAAGGTCAAACTCCTTGCCCATACCACAAATCGAGATTTCACTGTACCAGGGACCTGGCAGCAATAGTCGTGATAGTCCAGGTAGCTCCGTGGTTAAGGACTACATTGAAATACCCGATCCATCACCTACAGTAACAGCGTGTGTAGCCG AAGAACCCCACAGCGCCCCAAGTACTACAGAAAGACGTGGCAGCGAGAAGAAGAAGCGCGTTAAGATGGCCGACTTAAGGGCCTTTGTAGAAACCAAGATGTTCTCCAAGTCGGAGAAGAATTTGGAAAAAGTAGGGCTCGATACAAGCTCAGCCAATGGCAAGACACCACTGCAACATGCA GAGTACCATCGCAGCCTGGATACGGGCGAGAAGAAGCTATCGAGATCTGCTTCGATGATAAGTCGCGAACCAGCCAGTAATTTGATCAAGGGAAAATCCATGCCCAGTCTCAG ATTTTACAGATACGTTGAGCCACCCAAGGCCCCAAGGCCATCGCAAGCCACCTGTCCGCGCTCCACGGCGTTTTATCCTAGGAATCCAATTATAACGGTTACGGAACACACCCCCACACCATCGCCCGATTATATGAAGCGACAG GGTTCCATTGACTCCCATCTGGATGCCCTGAGTAATGGCGGAAGTATTGCCGGCGTGGGTGGAAATGGAGGTGGTAATGGTAGTACGGGAATGGGCAGCACCACCACCCGCTATCGTGGTCAAATGCTGCGCTCCCACACGGACTCCCACATCGATTACACGGGTGTGGATGAGTCGGAGGCTCCGGGATCCTCCTTCTATATAACACGCGATGGTGGCATTGACTACGAGATTATCCTGCTGGCCATTAGTAATGTTTTCAAGCGAGATCCGGCGCAAGTTTGCTCTCTGCGTGTTTTGGAAGCGGGCTTGAATATTTGCGAACTACTCATTGAAATGGGTGTTCTCAAGTTGGGCGAACATGCTCACGAGATCTCGATGAGTATTACCAGGAGAGCTCTACAGGTCTTGGGATGTCCACACGGATGCAATGATG GTGTTCGAGGTCCTCCTGCCGACTTTCTGCGCAACCAGTGCCAGAAGATCCTGTCCCGCATGTTGAGGCAGGCGGGACAGAGGACCAAGCGCTTCATGCAGGAGATGGTGAAGACCTCCCCTTTGCCAGAACTCATCGACTACTTCCATGCCTTTCTGGCCTTCTGCGTGGACCCGAGCTCCCTGCTCTCACCCCTGA CTCATAAACGTCAGAGTGGATTTAAAAATGCTAACACCGATATTGGCGGCGTACCAGGTCAGGGCGGCTATTCGACCAATTTTAGCGGCGGCATGAGCGGCGGAGCCGAGGCCCAAGTGGTTGGAGCGGTCTTCAAGCCACTGGTCAGCCGGTTTGTGGAGGCCAGCAAGGATCTGAAGGGTCCGGAGAACATAGCCCTCTACGGGGACATCCGGCAGCTGGTCACGTATGTGAAGGGCGCCCACGGCGGTCCATTTCGTTTGGTGGCCCTCAGCGGAATATTGGCAGTTACTCCAAGGCCCCATAAAAAGGGTCCTTCGGCACAGACCACTCGCGTTATAAG ACACATTCCCCAGGCGAATGTAAGCCAGAGCCTGCAGAACGACGACAACCGTTCCCAACGACGTCTCCTCCTGAAGAAGCGCAGCACCTCATCTGCCTGCGCCGTG AGCCTGCTGGAGACGGAGGCGTGCGAGGAGCACTACAAGACCAGCCAGTCGCCGCTGAGCAACTTCCGGCGGCGGACCACGGGAGTCCGGCCCACCTTGACCCCGCGGCACAGCGAACGAGCCCTGCTGTCCGACTCCACGTCCAGCTCGGAACGCAATTCGCTGGGACGGCTCAGCGGCTTGGTGCGCTGGTTCCGCGGCACGCCCAAGGAGGCCTCCTCCATCGATCTGGAGATCGGGTCGCTCAACCCGGAGATCTCCTCCACGTTCATGCGGCACGCCTCGCTGAAGATCCAGCGCGGACGGTCGAGCGATGGCATTGGGCGGTCCATTCAGCGTGCCAAGCGACGCGTCGAGCGGCGGCTGAACCGTTTCGGCGGCATTGTGAAGGGCAAGAAGAAGGTGGGCGGCATCGAGGAGACGGCGGACTTCAGCCGTCGCTCCTCCTCGGACATGTGCGACGGGCCGCGTGAGTCGGAGGTGGTCATCCTGAAGGAGCGCAAGTTGGTGCCCACCGAACCGGTGCGCGTGGGCATGTTGCGTCTATCCTTCCTGCTGGAGACCTGTGCACCCGGCTCCTTTCCCGATCCTCAGCTGGTGGCCGCCGTCCTGGATCTG CCCCAAGCTCCCCTCGTAGCCAGGGCCACGTTCCTGCTGGAGTGCGCCCACTTTGTCCATCTGTGCAACAAGGGTCAGTGGCCCGCCTGGATGAAACAGAACGTGGGCAGCTACCGTGCATCGGGTGCCAACATTAATATCAACCAGATGAAGCAACAGGTGAGCCAAACGAGCGCCAGAAGAACCCACATTCTGCAGCGGGCTGCCGGAAAGATGTTCCATCAATGGGCTGAGATGGTGGGTGCCAggctggaggagatcctctTTACCGAGCGACTGCAGTACGAGGCCGTCAATGCCAGTCTCACAGATCCCGAGAAGCAGCGAGAGCTACTGCAGcaggacgaggaggaggacttCCTGGACGAGACCTCGGTGAATCCACATGGCAACGATTGTCCGCACTCCCTGAAGCTTATTGCCTGTGTGCTGCTCTTCGAGATTACGGCCTTCCTGAGGGACACCTATCTGATGCTGCCCAAGACATCCAAGCTGATCCATCGCGACAAGCCGGCGCCCTGGGAGAAGGTGTACCGCGAGGCCAATCGCCGTTGGTCCATGGCCCTCAGTTCCATGGGTCACTCGCAGACCTCCGCCCAGAGCCTGCAGTCGATAGCAGCGGGAAACGATGGAGCCGGCCAGTCAGAGCGGAAGATATCCTTTGTGCTCCATGAACCGGACAATGAGTCGGAGAACAGTAGCAACACAACGCTGACCAAGGAGGGCGAAGAAG CTCGTCGACCCACTGCATCGGCTGTACGTCCATTCCTTTTAAGACGTGGCACAGCCACCACAACTGGAGGATCCTTCAAGCGCCGCTCTCTAAAGCTACGTCGCAACACCAAAGACAGCAAGGACATAGAAACCGATT TCAACATGCAATCGCGAAGGAAGGTATCCTCGCTCTCGGATCGCAGTGACACCTCGGAACAGGGCATGATCAGTGGGGGCGAGGAGTCACCTGGGATCCTCAGCGACGATCAGCAGCCGGAGTCACCCACTGATTCCAATGAGAACGATGATACGGCCAAGAATATGCCCTGGCTGAAGGCCATCATCGATCTGATGTCCAGTTACAACTATTACTGTACTCACAAAGGATATTGCCATCCCTTCTGCTACAAACGACACATGCGATCCTGCACTCGGTTGGTCAAGGCCGCAAGGAAG GTTTATGGCGAGGAATTTGGCTTTACCTTCGATGCGGATCATCCTAATGTGGAACCTACTATAATAACCTCCGGTAAGCCCCATACTTCACGAGCCCGCTCCACTCGCAAAGTATCGGAGCAGAGTTCCACCCAAACATCTCCGTCTAAGCGTAAGGATAGCTTGTCCCGGAAAGATCG CATAAGTGATGATCCCGACTTGGAAATGGCGGAGAAGTTAGCCAAAGCTTTTCGCCAGGAGAAGGAAAAGAAGATGCAGGAGGAACCACCAATACTCAAGTTCATCCGCATCCACATACGCAACTTGTTCCACTTTCCATTGGCCACCCTGCTAAAGGGAGCTGTTGTCCTCACCGAAGAGATGGTCATCGAGGCAATGCCCGCCGCTTGGGAACTTCTCCTAGAAACGAATCACGATACGGCCACCTCAAGTGCCGCTGTATTCTTGATGGGTTCGGTGAAGGCCCAGAACTTCGCTTTCGACATCATGCAGCGGGCACTGAAGCACAAGGATCCGGACATAAGGATTGGTGCCATTCAGCGATATCTGGTGCTGTGGAAGTGCCGTTTCCATGTCTGGCCGCGAATGGAGGAGAATGCACATGATGTGACCTTCAAGGTGCCACCGGGTGGCATTGAATTCACACTACCCTCACCCAAGATTGGCATTGAAAGTCTGCCGGTGGTGGATCCACCCTGGATGCCAGTGCAGCAGACCAAGGACATGGACGTCACCCTTAACCAAGATAGACAT AGATCCCTAGTCACCGCCACCAAGAGCCGTAAGATGCAGCAGACGGAGGCCATTCGGAATGCGTTGCGCCAGCAGAGGGACAAACAAAGGGCAGAGCGACATAGCTTCCTGATCACCATGATACCCATAAGCCAACAGGCCTCCCATGAGCCCGGAATGGAGAAGCTGGAGGACCATGAGATCGAGGAGGATCTTGATGGAACGCGCATGTCCTCGCACCTGCACCACGCCCACTCGCTCTTTCCCTCCGTCCTCTGCTCCTCCGTGATGCAGATTGTCGGTTGTCTGGACGATGCAGCCATCGGATCGGATGGTAATGCGGTATACGAGATAGCCTACCAGGTGATCTGGGTTTGTTTGGTGGAGGAGTCAGCCCTGTTCCTGCGCTATGTGTTCGAGCGTCTAACTCGTGATCGTCAGGATCAGATGTTCAAGCTGCTGCGACACCTCATTCGATTTGTCCCACGTCTGCCGCAACAGGCGGCATTTGCCCTCTACAACTCCATTATTGGGTACATCATGTTCTATGTGCGATCTTCCAACGAATTGAAGCAAGAG CTTGTTGGCTCAGCTTTATCTGTTCTCTGGATGGTGGTGCACTCGGTGCATGGCATTATGTTCAAGGATCTAAAGCAGATTCTGCGTAAGGAGCAATGCGATGCTTCTATCCTACTAACTGCAAATGTGCCCGCAGCCAAGAAGATTGTAGTACATGGACCTGCTGATGATGACTACAACATACCCTCTCAGTTTCCAGTGCAGGAGGACACTCTGTTCTGTCAGCTGCTCAAGGAGGCCCTGGATTACTATCCCATCGATGAGAAGAACACCAGTCACTACTGCTTGGTAGATTACAAGAGCA GCAAGATTCTAAATCCCAATTGGTACATTCGTGATTTGTACTTCTTCAAGAGGTCCCAATACCCGGAGGTGCGTCTCATGTTGATGCGTCCGGAAGAGTCCTTCCTGGCCCTGCAGAAACAAGAGCTAACCAAGAAGTTCGTGGAGATTGGAAAGGTCCATTTGACCTGGGCTATCCTCAAAAACGTGGACATGGTGGTGCAGCGGGTGGTGTTCCTGCACGAGGAGCTGATGAAGCTGCCCTCCTTCCCGCGCAAGGCACTCGAGGTGGATCTGGATCTGCACCATGGTGGCGAGTACGGAAAGGTGCTGCTCGGGTTGGACGTCCTGCACAAGTTCATGTGGGTGCGTCTGATCGCCCGCATGTTCGAGGCCATGGCTGGGAATTTCGCCTACTCAGCGGACATCCAACTCTTTCTGAACGTACTTTCCGGCGCCTCCATTCTGCATGCCGAAGATTCGTGCATCATGCGCTATGTGATGGCCACCTTCATCAACGCCGCCTTCAACTTCAAGAACATCTTCTCCACGAACGGTTACTTTATGATAATGCCCACCCTGTTGCAAGTCTATTCATTGCATCAGACCAACAAGCTGATCACCACTACTATTGAATATGCTGTAAAGCAGTTCTATCTGCTGAATCGGAAGCCTTTCATTCTGCAAATGTTTGGTTCCGTTTCCGCCATTCTCGACACGGACGAAGATGGCACTTATGGTGAGGCCCACAAAGTGCAGTCGAGCTGCCTGTTCAATCTGCTCCTCAGTCTGGAGGATCCCTCGCCGGATCCTCTAAATATTGCGGAACTGGTCAAGGAACCCAAACCCCTGAAGGCCATTGACTTTTGTTACCACGACGAGGATGACGACGTCACCGTGTTGGACTGCATAACACTTTGCGTAATGGTGGTATCCTACTCCGCCGAAAGCACACGAGGATACCAAATGCTA ATCATTTTAGAGGCCATTCTACCCTGTTatcttcagcaaatccaatCGCCCAGCTATATTCCACTACAGGGAAAGTCCGAGCGAGATATTATCCTCCAGCTGGCAGTGGCTATTCGCACCATGGTCCACAACTGCGAGGGTCTGGCCAAAAGCTACAATGGACCCTATCGAAACAGTCCAGAGCACAAGGGATCCTCGCAGCGCAACTGCAGCAGGGGACCACCCTGTTCCCCTGGTCTGGACTTCGAGGAGGAGTCACATTCGAAATACTTGACCGATGCCCGCACTAAGAATATGATGGACTCGGCAGAGGATTCGGAAATGATACGCACCGAATACCGGAGACCCCGCGACGTTTTGCTCTCCGTGGTGGCTGATTTCCTGACCAAGTCCACTGCTCGCCTGGCGGAGCTGGCCAAAAAGATGCCCAGTGATACGAAACCCACAGAGGTTCTGGACGCCAAGTGCCACATTCGTTTGGCGGACATTGCCCACTCCCTGCTAAAGGTTTCTCCCTACGATCCGGAGTCCATGGCCTGCCGGGGTCTGCAGCGCTATATGCAGGCTGTCCTTCCACGGGCTGAGTGGTCCAACGATACATTACGCAACGCACTGGTCACCGTCCTGCGGCGCATCGACAAGGTCTTTCTCAAGATCTCAAAGAAACCATCTATCAGGAGGAACACGGACTGGGAGGCGGCCGCCGGACTGCTGAAGGGCATCCACGAGACGATCGTTCGGCACTCGTACGTGCTGCACTGGCAGCAGATGAAAACGCTCATTAGTACGGTGCAAAATCTGATCGTCAACGAGCCCGGATCCGGCATCCCCGAGGGCGTCTCCAGCGCAGGAGCAGCGCTCATGTCTCAGAATCCACCGGCCTTTTTCTGCTCGGCCGTGGTGCGTTTGGTGGCCCTGCAGGTGGTCAGCCCCGTGGACTGTTTCTCCCTCGTCCAGATTTGCGGCGGGAGTGCCGAGTTTGCCACGCAGGAAAAGGCCGAAGGCTTTCTAATGCATCTGATAATGCCACTGTGTCTGAAGGTTTGCTCGGGCCGAGGCGTTTCCGACGTGGGCGAATTGAAGATGACGGACGTCTCCTTCCTGCTGACTGCCGTGCTGAATGCGATGAGTCCGCCGGCGGGTCGAACCGGCCAGGCCGTGTCCCAGATAAACCGGGTAACCGGCGACCTACGCGCCGGCTCGCTCACTTTCACCGGCAGTCGGGATGCCAAGCGCCCAGCTCGCATCTCCGGTTCCCTCTACCAGGCCGCCTTCCTGGCCCTGCGAATCGTGTGCATCTGCTTCGAGAGCCGGCTCTCCAACGAGTGGCCGCGCATTGTCCGTGTGATGAGGGATCTCGGAAGGCGCAACGAGGCCGCACCGGACCTCTGGAGCTTCATGGAGTTCGTGGTGACCCATCGAACGCCCCTGTACATTGTCCTGCTGCCCTTCATCCTACACAAG ATATCCCAACCACCGATTGGCGATCACGAGCGGCACATGCAGTTCATCATCAGGGAGCGACTGCGTGGAACTCCGCCGCAGGGCGGTATCAAGTCCAAGGGAGCCCTGCTGCTGGAACTGGCCCGGGAGCTGCGTGACCTGCGCGACGAGCTGGAGGAGAAGCGATACG TCTCCACAGATCGCGAGAGTTCCGAGCAAAAGAAGAGCGACACACCGGCGGCAACTAGTGCGGCTGAAGCCCACAAGTCGCAGCAAAGACCTTCACTCATATCTATCTTCACAGGAACCACCACCGGCCAGGCCTCGCACTCCCACGTCTCCGCGGTGCCGATCGACTCGCGCAGCGGATCCGGCGGGATCTGCACGCCCAGCGACACGCTGTCGCAGCAGACGCTGCACCCGCCGCGGGAGTCGCTCTCGAGCAGCTCCACGGGCCGGGATCCGCACACGACGACCAGCGAGAGCCAGAGCGGCGAGGCGGATGCAGGATCGGCGCCCACCTTGGTGGGGCCCACGCCGAGCGGATCGGGTCACCATGGATCGGGCGGCGGCGGTATGGGTACCTCCGCTTCCGCCGTGCCCTCGCATCTCTCGCATTCGCAGTCGTTGCAGCAGGCTCCCTTCAAGGCCCAGCCTCCCAAATTGCGCTTCGTCTCGTCCGTGGAGTTCCGCCACTCCTCCGGTGAGACCTCCACCACGCCCCTCTCGCCGGAGAGTCCAGCGGAGGACAGTTCCGGTGATCACACGAGGTCAAGGCTGCAGCGTTCGAAGGCGGCCAGCCGGAAGACCTTCAGGCTGAAGCGAAGTCGCCTGACGCCCATAGAACCACCCAGCATT GTCACCTCCCAGGAGGAGCCACCGCCGCAGGTACAGGCCAAGACCCTGGGCGAGATTTCCTGGGACTCGGTTTCGCAGACATCCTCGACTTCCGGCTATCGGGACAACAACAGCCTGCAGACGGGCCTTCTCTCGCCGGATGGCTCCTTGGGTGGACTGACCCTGGGTCGCTCACCCTCGCAGCACTCGCTTTTAATGGTCTTCGAGGGGCAGGATGAGGACACCCTCATTTAA